Genomic DNA from Chitinophaga lutea:
CTGTAATACCTACAGCGTAGACCGCATCGCCCGGCAGATCCGCAGCAAAAAACTCAGCCTCGATGCCCTCGACGGACTATCCAATTTTATCGATCTCTTCGGCGACTACGCCAATTCCCTGCACGATACCGCCCACCTCGCCGCTTTCCGTGAAAACCGCATCATAGAATCGCTGATCGGGTATTATTACCAGCATATTTTCTGGCCCCGCCTCAACGATCAGGAACAATTCCCCCGGTATAAACGCCCGCCCCTGGAAATCGACCACAGTGAGCTGCTGCGCGTGTTCACAGGCATGAAGGAAAAAATGGAAGCGGTTATCCGTATATTGTAACACTGCCTGACTATATTTACAAGCAGGTTATGCAAGAATTACCGGACGAATGAAATTATCCAGGCTCGTTTGTTTCTTATGTTGTTTGCCCGTACTGCTCACCGCGGGCGACGGTTACCGTTTCCGTTATATCGATCTGCCGGAGATCATGCGCGACGCTACCATCAACACCACCGCGGTAGACCGCGCCGGCATGCTTTGGTTCAGCTCCGGCAACGGCCTGCACCGTTACGACGGGAACCAGCTGCTGACCTTTCACCAGGTCAGTAAACCCGCCATCGGCAGCAACTTCATCAATGTTTTGTTCGCAGATTCGAAAGACCGCCTGTGGATAGGCGCCAACAACGGGGTGACCTGTTTCGACCTTCGCAGCTGGAAAACAGCCGTCGTTCCGCTGGCTAACGGCGGCACCGCCAACATCACGCGGATCTGCGAAAGCCGCGACGGCGGCATTTACCTGGCTTCCAATGAAGGCCGCTTTTTCCGTTACGGCAACAACCGGCTGGAACTGCTGGCGGACCTTGGGAAAGCCTTTCCCTTCAACCCGACGCGGGCAGCGGTCAATTTCCTCCAGGAAACGGAGCCCGGGGTGTTCTGGGTGCACAGCGACCACAAACTGCTGCGCATCGATTCGAAAGGGCAGGTGTACGATCCCGGGCTGGGATTCGACGTCAGTGGGCCTGTGTATTTTTACGGCCCGCAACAGGTGATTTTCCAGGATCCCGCAAAAAACATGGTGGAGTATAACCTCCGTACCCGCGAACGCAAAAAGTTACCCGTTCCTTTCAACGATACCGCGAACCTGAACAAACGGATGCTGCTCTTCCCCATGCCCGGCGGTGAAATCGGCATTTTTATCAACAAGCGCGGGTTGTTCAGCTACAATCCTTTTACCAGGGAATCCGGCGAAAGGATGAAAGGCGTGGATGTGAATTTTTCGACGCTGCGGGCGGGCGACATCCAGACGGCAGGCAACAAGATCTATATCTGTTTCAGTAAAAACATCGCGGAATTGCAGCGGGTGCAAACCCCTTTTACCAGCCTGCTCATCAACCCCGTATCGGAGTCCGCGCCCAACAGCGTGCGCAGCATGTTGCGCCATCCCAACGGCCTGCTGTATACCGGCACCTATAGCAACGGGTTTATCAGCTTCGATGAAACCACCGGCGAAAAAAAGATACTCGGCCCTCACTTCGTTTATGCCAGCCTGTTATGGGACAACAACAGGATATTGCTGGCCACGGAAGGATTGGGCCTGCAATGGTATTACGTTAAGGAAAACAGGTTTGAAGCCATCCGGGGAGACACGCTGCATACGCCGCGGGAAGACAGGATGCGCGATTTATTTCTGATCAGCCTCTGCCGGGAGAGCGACTCGCTGGTGTGGGTGGGAGGATATAACGGCGTATTCCGGATGAACCCTTTCACCGGCGCCACGGCGTACATCCGCGACGTGAGCGGCTGGGAAGAATTGCGACGTGCGAAGGTATATCATATCCTGCGGGTGGATCAGCAACTGTATTTCTCTACCGGCAACGGTTTGTATGCTTATCATCCCGGGAAAAAACAATTGCGGCGGCTGATCGAAGAGCCGCTGTATGTCACGCAGCATGTGGGGAAGGAGCTATGGGCCGCCACCAACGGCAAGGGCATCCTTGTGCTGGATGAGAACGGCCGGTTGAAAACCACGCTGAACACACAAAGCGGCCTGGCGGGCAACTCCGTGTATTGCCTCGTGCAATATGGGCAAAAAGCGGTGGCCGGCACCAACCAGGGGCTCAGCATCGTAGATATAACCAACCGTACGGCGAAAAATTTCACACGCCTGCAAAACCTGCCGTCGAACGAATTCAACCACTCTGCGGCGCATGTGAGCGGCGGCAGGGTGTACCTCGGTACTATCAACGGTCTCACCACGTTTACGATGGCTGATCTGGCCGCCTTTACGCAGCGCGATCATCCCGTTCCCATGCACCTGACCAGTTTCAGCACGGTCAGCCGCAGCGGGCCGCAACACGATTATTCCCTGCCTTATCATACGGAAGACCGGCTGGTGGTGCCCGCCGGTGTGCAGTATTTCTCCCTGCGTTTCGGCGGGGTGGATGCCGCGGCCGACCAGGTGTATTATTACCGCACCCGCGAAAAAGCCCCCTGGCTGGAAATCGGCCGGCAACGGGAGCTCAGCTTTGCCGGCATGGCGCCGGGCAAATACATGGTGCAGTTGGCGGCGAAGCTTAACAGCGGCAACGACTTCACCACACTGCTAACGGTGCCGCTGGTGGTACGGCCCAACTGGTATGAAACGGTCTGGTTCAAAGTTGCCGTCATACTGGCGCTGCTGCTGGGTGCATGGCTGCTATTCCGTTACCGCATGCAGCAGTTGCTCCGCGAACAACGCCTCCGCACTAAAATCGCAGGCGACCTGCACGATGAAGTGGGCAGCTCGCTGACGCGAATTTATTTCCAGGCCGACCATCTCAGCATGCGGCACAGCGACAAAACGGCGCTCCGGAAAATCGCGGATTCCAGCAAACACGCCCTCAGCACCATGAGCGACATGGTATGGTCCATCGACGCGCGGTTCGATACGGCGGAAGACCTGGTGGCGCGCATGCGTGATTACCTCAGCAACCTGCAGAACGATCTCGATATCAAATGCACTTTTGAATTGCAGGGCGAATACGCCGGCCGCCGGCTGAGCCAGGCGGTACGGCAGAACTTCTTCCTGATATTCAAGGAAGCCATCAGCAACGCGGCCCGCTACAGTAGCGAGCCCTGCTTGAAGGTGGAACTGGCTTTCGATAAAAGCGTGCGCATGCGCGTCACGAACGGCTGCCTCGGTGAGAACGGCAAGATGAAACATTACCAGGGCGGCCGCGGCATCGAACAGATGCAGGCCCGCGCGGCACGCATGAAAGGCAGCCTCACCGCCCGCAGGGAAGGAGAACAATTCGTACTGCACCTGCAGGTGCCGGCATAGTCC
This window encodes:
- a CDS encoding sensor histidine kinase, with translation MKLSRLVCFLCCLPVLLTAGDGYRFRYIDLPEIMRDATINTTAVDRAGMLWFSSGNGLHRYDGNQLLTFHQVSKPAIGSNFINVLFADSKDRLWIGANNGVTCFDLRSWKTAVVPLANGGTANITRICESRDGGIYLASNEGRFFRYGNNRLELLADLGKAFPFNPTRAAVNFLQETEPGVFWVHSDHKLLRIDSKGQVYDPGLGFDVSGPVYFYGPQQVIFQDPAKNMVEYNLRTRERKKLPVPFNDTANLNKRMLLFPMPGGEIGIFINKRGLFSYNPFTRESGERMKGVDVNFSTLRAGDIQTAGNKIYICFSKNIAELQRVQTPFTSLLINPVSESAPNSVRSMLRHPNGLLYTGTYSNGFISFDETTGEKKILGPHFVYASLLWDNNRILLATEGLGLQWYYVKENRFEAIRGDTLHTPREDRMRDLFLISLCRESDSLVWVGGYNGVFRMNPFTGATAYIRDVSGWEELRRAKVYHILRVDQQLYFSTGNGLYAYHPGKKQLRRLIEEPLYVTQHVGKELWAATNGKGILVLDENGRLKTTLNTQSGLAGNSVYCLVQYGQKAVAGTNQGLSIVDITNRTAKNFTRLQNLPSNEFNHSAAHVSGGRVYLGTINGLTTFTMADLAAFTQRDHPVPMHLTSFSTVSRSGPQHDYSLPYHTEDRLVVPAGVQYFSLRFGGVDAAADQVYYYRTREKAPWLEIGRQRELSFAGMAPGKYMVQLAAKLNSGNDFTTLLTVPLVVRPNWYETVWFKVAVILALLLGAWLLFRYRMQQLLREQRLRTKIAGDLHDEVGSSLTRIYFQADHLSMRHSDKTALRKIADSSKHALSTMSDMVWSIDARFDTAEDLVARMRDYLSNLQNDLDIKCTFELQGEYAGRRLSQAVRQNFFLIFKEAISNAARYSSEPCLKVELAFDKSVRMRVTNGCLGENGKMKHYQGGRGIEQMQARAARMKGSLTARREGEQFVLHLQVPA